CGGGGTGCTTATCGTAGTTATATTTTTTATAATTGCTGGAATTTACTTCTTATTGCCTGAAAGCAGAAAGCCAGATGCTAGTTTTTCTTTAAAGCCTAGCTCAATTATAAAAAGTTACGCTTCTATTATTAAGAACCCACAATTTGGAGTTTATACTTTTACAGGAGCAGTTGCTTATTCCGGTTTATACGCTTACATAAGTGGTTCGCCTTATGTTTTTATGATATTATTTAAAGTAAGTGAAAATTATTATTCCTGGATATTTGCCATTATTGCTGCAGGATTGATTGGTTCAAGTCAGTTCAATAATTTTATGTTGCGAAGGTTTTCATCTGAAAACATTATCAAGATAGTTTTATACATCCAAAATGGAGTAGGTATTGTTTTGGCTGCAACATCCATATTTGGGTTAAATAATTTATATGTTACGGTAATTCTGATATTTATGTTTTTATGTTGCCAAGGATTTATATTTCCTAATGCATCGGCACTTTCGATGGCTCCATTTAGTCAGAATGCTGGTAGTGCCTCGGCGCTTATGGGTTTTATTCAAATGAGTATTGGAGCTGTTATGTCAGCTATGGTGAGCCTTTTGCAAAATGAAACTTCTTTACCCATGACGGGTATAATGGCAGCTTGTTCCATTTCAGCGTCCATATTATTTTCTTTTGGTAGAAAAATAATTGTGAAAAAAGCAAGTAGAACTTTGGTAGAGGAAGAAGATATCGAAATGATTAACACGCTTTAATTCATTATGTCTTAATTTCCACTTCAAATTTTTGAGTTGTCGATAAAGTGACTATATTGTTCCACTTTATAATTCTAGCATGTATAATAATTAGACAAAAGCAAATAAAAACATATGAATACCACACTTTCAGCATCAAAACCACATTACCCTATTTTAGACGGATTACGCGGTGTAGCAGCCTTAATGGTTGTTGCCTTTCATATTTTTGAAGCACATGCTACAAGTCACTTGGATCAAGTTATAAATCACGGATATCTTGCGGTAGATTTTTTCTTTTTACTATCAGGTTTTGTTATAGGTTATGCTTATGATGATCGATGGGAGAAAATGAACGTTGGAGATTTTTTTAAACGTCGATTAATCCGACTTCAACCTATGGTAATTATAGGAATGATTATAGGAGGTTTGTGTTTTTATTTTCAAGACTCTGTTTTGTGGCCTACTATTCATGAAGTTCCTATATGGAAAATGTTACTTGTTATGGTTATTGGATTCACCTTAATTCCAGTTCCTACATCAATGGATATCCGTGGTTGGGCAGAGATGCATCCGCTTAATGGTCCTGGTTGGTCTTTGTTTTATGAATATATTGCTAATATTTTGTATGCGCTTTTTGTTAGAAAATTTTCAAAAAAAGCACTTTCTATACTCGTTTTTCTTTCGGGTTTAGCGCTAATCCATCTTGCATTAACAAGTCCTAACGGAGATCTTATTGGAGGTTGGTCACTTGATCCAGAACAATTGCATATTGGTTTTGCACGTGTAATGTATCCGTTTTTTGCAGGAGTTTTACTTTTTCGTATGGGGAAACTAATTCAAGTGAAGAATGCTTTTTTACTTTGCAGTTTGTTAATTATTGTAGTTTTTTCAATGCCAAGAATTGGTGGAAGCGAGCATTTATGGATGAATGGTATTTATGATTCAGTAACAGTTATCTTGTTTTTTCCTTTAATAGTCTTTTTAGCAGCGAGTGGAGAAATTAAAGGCACAATGGCAATGCGTGTATGTAAGTTCTTTGGAGATATTTCGTATCCAATATATATTACTCATTTCCCAATAATATACATCTATACAGGCTGGGTTGCTGATAAAAAAATTCCATTTAGTGAGGCATTCCCAATAAGTGTTTTAGCCTACGTTTCTTGTATTGTTCTTGCTTATGCTTGCTTGAAATTATACGATGAGCCAGTAAGACTTTGGTTAAACAAAAAAGTATCTAAAAGGGCATAATTGTTTGTTTGAAAAATTAAATTTTAGTCTTTTTTTAAATAATAGAATTGTAAAAAAAACAACTACACTGCTCTTTTTTAGTCTGGTCTTTATGGTTTCATATTAGAATTAAAAAGGTTTAATTGTTTGAAAAACATAATTTTTGCTTTGAAATTTGTTATTTAGGCTTTGAAAAAAGCAATTATTTTGCTCCTTGTTAATTTTAAATAAATAATGTATGAAAAATGTGTGTCAGAATCTGTCTTTGAAAATAGTTGTTTTATTTCTGTTTTTAAATTCATTCGTATTCACATATGCCCAAACAGCAGATAGTCCGAAAACTGAATATCATTTTTCAGGAAATATAAGCGCTACTAATAACGGTATTTCTGTTATCCCCACATTTTCATTAGGTAAGCCGGCAGCAATATTTAATATGTCTATTGGTAACCAAAAGTTAAGTTTTGAACCTGAATTTAAAGCCTCTTTAGAAGGGAAGCCATGGTCTTTGGTTTTGTGGTGGCGTTATAAATTTTTGAATGATGATAAATTTAAATTTAATATTGGAGCTCACCCTGCTATTTCTTTCAAGACAGTTACAGCTGATGTTGGTGGTGTTCAAAGAGATATTATAAAGGGGAATAGATATCTTGCAGGTGAATTATCTTTTAGCTATTTCTTATCAAAAAACACTAGTATTGGTTCTTATTATTTATATTCACATGGGATTGAATATGGTACAACAAGAAACACACATTTTCTAACACTAAACAGTAGTTTTTCTAACATTAATTTGTCTGATGAATTCGCACTACGATTTTCTCCTCAGATTTACTACTTAAAAATGGATACCAAAGACGGAGTTTTCTTTTCTTCTACATTGACTTTAACCAAAAAAAAATCACCGATTTCAGTTTCTGCCTTGGTTAATAAAATTATTAAGACTGATATCAATACTAAAAACTTTGTTTGGAACGCAACGATAGCCTATTCCTTTAATAATAAATTCGTTAAAAAATAAATTTAGTATCTTTATAAGATGGATAAGGTTGAAACAATAGAAGCGTTTTACAAGAAAAAATTCGATTGGATGCCGGAAAATTTTAAAAATGAAATTGGGCATTTCAATGTTTTTAATCTAGAACCTTTTTTTGGTGAAAAACCACAACCAGTTCCGTATAAAAGACGTGATTTTTTTAAAATCATGTTGGTGAAAGGCAATAGCAATGTTCACTTTGCAGACAAGATCGTGGAAATTAAAAGCCAAGCATTGTCTTTTTCTAATCCAAAGATTCCTTATAAATGGGAGCATCTTGATAATACGAGAGCGGGTTCTTTTTGCATCTTTAATCAACATTTCTTTCATCAATACGGAAATCTAGATCAATATTCGGTTTTTCAACCTAAGGGCAATCCTATTTTTGAGTTGACGGATGAACAAGTAGAAAAAGTCGAAGCGATTTATAAGCGTATGTTTGACGAAATCAATTCAGAGTATATTTATAAATACGATGTGTTGCGAAATCTTGTTTTTGAATTGCTGCATTTTGCCATGAAAATGGAGCCAACTGCAACTATTGAAAACCAACAATTGAATGCTTCCCAAAGAATCACAACCCTGTTTCTGGAAATTTTAGAGCGTCAATTCCCTATTGATGATGCACATCAAAGAATATCGCTTCGGACAGCTTCAGATTTTGCAAACCAGTTAAATGTACATGTCAATCATTTGAATAGGGCCGTAAAAGAAATTGCTCGAAAAACCACCTCGCAAATTATTGCAGAACGAGTTTTGCAAGAATCAAAAGTTTTATTGAAGCACAGCAATTGGACCGTTTCAGAAATTGCCTATTCCTTAGGGTTTAGTGAAGTGACCTATTTTAATAATTTCTTCAAAAAGCATTTGTTGCTAAGTCCTTTAAAATATAGAAAACTCTAATTCTATAAAATAAAATGCCCCAAAAAGCAGATGCTATTTGGGGCATTTCTAAAAAATTCAATTCGTATTACAATTGATAAATTACCGATTCGTAAGGTCTTAATTCACCGTTTTTTGAAGCTTTAGTATAGTTGTTAATTAATACTTTAGATTTTTTGATGTTTATGCCTGTTTTTGCAGTTGCATTTTTAGAAGAAAAATTAAGTAAAACTAATACTTTTTTTCCTTCTAATTCTCTAGTGTAAGCATATACATTTGGATTTTCTTTATCTAAAAGCGTGTATTTTCCATATATTAATACTGGATTTGTCTTACGAAGCTTGGTCATTTTTCGGAAGTAATTCAATACTGAATTTGGATCTTTTTCCTGTGCTTCAGCATTTATGGCTGTGTGGTTGTCGTTTACTTTTAACCAAGGTTCAGTAGTGCTAAAACCACCGTTTTTAGAACTGTTCCATTGAAAAGGAGTTCTTCCGTTATCACGTGCTCCTCCAGTTTTTTGATCTTCAATAAATTGTTTTAAATCACCACCAGCAATTTTTATTTTTTCGTATTCGGCAATAGTTTCAATATCGCGGTAGTCTTCAATTTTGTTAAATTTAGCATTTACCATCCCAATTTCATCTCCATTATAATAATAAGGAGTTCCTTTCATAGAAAGCAAGAATGTTGTCAACATTTTAGAAGAAACTGCTCTAAATTCAGGAGCATCATTCCCCCAGCGAGAAGTCATTCTTGGTTGATCGTGATTCCCTAAATAGATTGTTCCCCAACCTTTTTTGTTGTATACTGCATCCCAATCAGAATAGATTTTTTTGAAATCAACTAAGCTCCAATTTGGACTCATTTTCTTGAAATAACCAGGAATGTATCCTAAGTTGGTTCCTTCAAAATGATACCCCATATTTAGTTCTTTACGATCTTCATCTACAAAGTTTAAAGCTGTTGAGGTCAACATTCCAGCTCCTTCGGCTAAGGACATTACATCATATTTGCTCAATACTTCACGGTTCATTTCTTGAAGGTAATCGTGCAAATGTGGACCACTAGCCATATATACATCCCAGCGTCCGTGGTAGTTTTTATCCAATTCTTCTTGAGTAATTACGGGGAAATTAGTGTCTTTAGAGATAAATGGAATTACATCCATTCTAAACCCGTCAATTCCTTTTTTGAACCACCAATTCATCATACTGTAAATTTCCTGACGTAATTTTGGATTCTCCCAATTCAAATCAGGTTGCTTATAGCTGAAATAATGTAAATAATAAGAATCAGTTTGTTTGTCATATCTCCAACCGCTTCCGTCAGCTTCAAAAGCACCTGGTCTGAATGCTGGTTTTCCTTTTTCTGCTGGCCACCAATGGTAATAGTCTCTATATGGATTATCCCGTGATTTACGACTTTCTTGAAACCATTTATGCTCATCACTACTGTGATTAACCACTAAATCCATCACTAATTTTAAACCTCTTTCGTGCATTCCTTTTAGTAATGCATCAAAATCTTCCATGGTTCCAAACTCTTTCATGATGGTTTGATAATCCGAGATATCATATCCATTATCTGCATTTGGAGAACCATAAATTGGATTTAACCATACTACATCCACGCCTAAACTTTTGATGTAATCTAGTTTTTGAATGATTCCTTTTAAATCTCCAACACCATCTCCGTCAGTATCTTTGAAACTTCTAGGATAGATTTGGTAAACTACTGCTTCTTTCCACCATTTACGGTCTGTTGTTCCTTTTTTTTCTTGAGCTGCCGATTGATTTACGGATACTATGACAAGACACAAAAGTAAAATTGTAGTTAACTTGGAAAATACTACTTTCATTATTTTTTAATTTTATGGGTTAAATATTTAAGTGCAATCAAAATTGATTTGTCAAATAATTTTTAGGATTGTTTTTTCTAAAAATTCTCAGATAGTAAAATTAGAGGGTTTAGCTCTTAAAGATTTTCATTGTAAAAAAAAAGTAGACTAATATTTTTTTAAATAATTAAAAATCAATTAATTATATTTAATTTGTGTTTAAAAAATGTAGTAGATTTATAACCCAAAAATTAATTTAAAATAGTTATCAGCAAGAAAAATGAAGTAAAAAAAGCTTGGTTTTTTATTTTTAGCTTTTAATATAAGCTTCAGTAATAAAACAGTTTTTTAAGATAGATAAAAATTAATTTTTTTTCATTCATTGTGTTATACAGACACATTATTTTATATATTTGAAATCGTTTTCGTTAAATTGAAGAAAATCAGATGTTTTCAAATGAAAGTATTAAACGTTTTTCAAACGGATTCAATTAAGTTAAGCTATTTCTAATACCAATTAATAAAACCAAAATATGAAAAAAACAGTAGTATTAAATGCGTTAATTTTAATGCTTGGTGCGCAGACTTACGCACAAAAAAAGTGGGTAGAAACTCCAAAAGGATCTTATAATCTTGTTCAAAACAATGGTGGACAAACCTTAGGATATTCACCAAAATCAGGAGTGAAAATCATTCAAGTTGATGGTTTAGCCTTTAAAGATTTAAATAAGAATGGAGCATTAGACACCTATGAAGACTGGAGAAAACCAGTGGCAGAACGTGCTAAAGATTTAGCTGCAAAAATGACCGTAGAACAAATTGCTGGATTGATGTTGTATAGCCGTCACCAAGCTGTACCAGCTTCTGAGGCTGGAATGTTTGCTGGAACGTATAATGGAAAACCTTTTTCTCAAAGCGGAGTTAAAGCATCGGATTTGTCTGATCAACAAATTGCTTTTTTGACCAATGATAATTTACGTCACGTGTTAATGACTTCTGTTCAAAGCCCAGTTATTGCGGCAGAATGGAATAATAATATACAAGCATTAGTTGAAGGTATTGGAGTTGGAATTCCTGCAAATAACAGTTCTGATCCACGAAATGGTGCTAATAAAGATTCTGAATATAATGCAGGATCAGGTGGTTCTATATCGCAATGGCCAGAGGAATTAGGATTAGCGGCTACTTTTGACCCAACTATTACGGAACAATTTGGATCAATCGCTGGTAAGGAATACCGTGCTTTGGGAATCGCGACGGCATTATCGCCACAAATTGATTTGGCTACAGAGCCAAGATGGAATCGTTTTGTAGGTACTTTTGGAGAAGATCCAAAACTAGCAACTGATATGGCAAGAGCTTATGTAGACGGATTTCAGACTTCTCCAAAAGCTATTGATGTTTATGATGGATGGGGGAACTTGAGCGTTAATGCAATGGTAAAACACTGGCCAAGTGGAGGTCCTGAAGAAGGAGGTCGTGATGCGCATTTTGCTTACGGAAAATTTGCTGTTTATCCAGGAAATAATTTTGAAACTCATTTAAAAACATTTACAGAAGGTGCTTTTAAATTGAATGGTAAAACTAAAAAAGCATCAGCTGTGATGCCTTATTATACGATTTCTTATAATCAAGATACTAAAAACGGAGAAAATGTTGGGAATGGATTTAGTAAATACATTGTTACTGATTTATTGAGAAATAAATATGGTTATGATGGAGTAGTTTGTACGGATTGGTTGATTACAGCTAATGAAGGACCAACTCCAGATGTGTTTTCTGGTAAATCTTGGGGAGTTGAAAAGTTGACTGTTGCTGAAAGACATTACAAAGTTTTGATGGCGGGAGTAGATCAATTTGGAGGTAATAATGATATTAATCCTGTCCTTGAAGCTTACCAAATGGGAGTAAAAGAACATGGGGATATTTTTATGCGCAAGCGTTTTGAGCAATCAGCTGTTCGTTTACTTTTGAATATTTTTAGAGTTGGATTATTTGAAAATTCATATTTAGATTCTGCTGAAACAAAAGCAATTGTAGGTAAACCTGAGTTCATGAAAGCGGGTTATGAAGCACAATTAAAATCGGTTGTGTTGATTAAAAATCAAAATAAAACATTGCCAATACAAAAAGGAAAGACCGTTTATATACCAAAAAGAGTTACTCCTGCAGGAATCAACTTTTTTGGGCAACCTTCTCCTGAAAAAATTGAGTATCCAGTTAATTTAGAATTAATTAAAAAACATTATACGGTAACGGATGACCCTAATAAAGCTGATTTTGCAATTGTATTTATTAAAAGCCCAATAAGTGGAGGATATAGTAGAGCAGACAGAGAAGCTGGAGGAAATGGATATGTGCCAATTAGTTTGCAATTAAAAGAGTATACAGCAGTTGATGCACGAGCGCAAAGTATAGCAGCTGGAGATCCTGTGGTAGACCCAACAATTACAAACAGATCGTATTTGAATAAAACATCTAAATCAAATTCATACCCAGATTTAAATACGATTCTTGAAACTAAAAAAGCAATGAATGGTAAACCGGTTATTGTGTCAGTGAATATTTCAAATCCAATGGTTTTTGGAGAGTTCGAAAAAGATGTTGATGCAATAGTAGGTGAATTTGGAGTTCAAGTAGAAGCAATGATGGATATTATATCTGGTAAAACAGAACCTTCAGGATTGTTGCCTTTACAAATGCCTTTAAATATGTCTACTGTTGAAAAACAAATGGAAGACGTTCCTCATGATATGATTCCATATAAAGATGCTAATGGAAATGTATATGATTTTGGTTTTGGATTAAACTGGAAAGGTGTAATTAAAGATGCTAGAACTGAAAAATATAGTGTTAAAAAACAGTAAGAATAATAAATTATTAAAAAAGACCATCAGCAATGATGGTCTTTTTTTTTGGTTTAAAACGATTTGTTTGCTAGAATTGCTACTAATCAATAAAATTATCTTTCTGAAATCACCGTTGTTATCTGTGATTTCAGAAAGATATTAAAGAAACTATTCTGGTTTTACATATAATTGCCTAATAATTTCTGATATAAGACCTGTCCAACCCGTTTGGTGATTGGCACCTAAACCTTTTCCAGTATCACCATCAAAGTATTCAAAAAACAAGTGGTTTTTGTTGAAAATTGGATCTTTTTGAAATTTTTCATATTCACCATACATCGGAATTTTTTTGTTAGCATCAGGAATGAAAAGTGACAATAATCGTTTAGAAACGCCCTCGGCAGCTTGTTTTATACTCATCATTTCCCCTGAATTAGTTGGGAATTCAACTTCGTATTCATTGCCATAATAACTAGAGAATTTCTCCAAAGAATCTAAAATCAAATAGTTCATTGGAAACCAAATAGGACCTCTCCAGTTCGAATTTCCACCAAACATATCACCTGTTGCTTCGGCTGGGGTATAATCAACCTGAACAGTTCCGCCTTCGTAATTAAATTTATAAGGATGGTCTTTATGGTATTTAGATAGAGAACGAATTCCAAAATCAGATAAAAATTCTGTTTCATCAAACATGCGTTTCATGATCATTTTCATTCGGTGTCCTCTAAGAATTGCAAGTAAACGACTTTCGCCTTTACCAGGATTATCCCAACTAGAGATTAAGCTAGCAAGGTCTGGACGATTATTTAAAACCCATTCTACACGACGCTTGAAATCGGGTAATTTCTCTAATAATTCAGGAGTTAAAATTTCAACCGCAAATAAAGGGATTAAACCTACCATAGAACGAACTTTTAGAAGTTCAGCATCACCATTTTCTTTATGAAGCATATCATAATAAAACTGATCA
Above is a window of Flavobacterium sp. 123 DNA encoding:
- a CDS encoding multidrug effflux MFS transporter, whose protein sequence is MSIFVFICKTKYAKMSKNKEQKKSHLILILGLLTAIGPLSIDMYLPAFPDIARGLHTSVSSVMLSLSSFFIGISVGQLIYGPLLERFGRKKPLYFGLLLYALSSAACATAVTVDTLIIFRLFQALGGCVGMVAARAMVRDLFDVKDNAKVFSTLMLVVAISPIIAPTLGGYITSLFGWRYIFGVLIVVIFFIIAGIYFLLPESRKPDASFSLKPSSIIKSYASIIKNPQFGVYTFTGAVAYSGLYAYISGSPYVFMILFKVSENYYSWIFAIIAAGLIGSSQFNNFMLRRFSSENIIKIVLYIQNGVGIVLAATSIFGLNNLYVTVILIFMFLCCQGFIFPNASALSMAPFSQNAGSASALMGFIQMSIGAVMSAMVSLLQNETSLPMTGIMAACSISASILFSFGRKIIVKKASRTLVEEEDIEMINTL
- a CDS encoding acyltransferase, which codes for MNTTLSASKPHYPILDGLRGVAALMVVAFHIFEAHATSHLDQVINHGYLAVDFFFLLSGFVIGYAYDDRWEKMNVGDFFKRRLIRLQPMVIIGMIIGGLCFYFQDSVLWPTIHEVPIWKMLLVMVIGFTLIPVPTSMDIRGWAEMHPLNGPGWSLFYEYIANILYALFVRKFSKKALSILVFLSGLALIHLALTSPNGDLIGGWSLDPEQLHIGFARVMYPFFAGVLLFRMGKLIQVKNAFLLCSLLIIVVFSMPRIGGSEHLWMNGIYDSVTVILFFPLIVFLAASGEIKGTMAMRVCKFFGDISYPIYITHFPIIYIYTGWVADKKIPFSEAFPISVLAYVSCIVLAYACLKLYDEPVRLWLNKKVSKRA
- a CDS encoding AraC family transcriptional regulator, coding for MDKVETIEAFYKKKFDWMPENFKNEIGHFNVFNLEPFFGEKPQPVPYKRRDFFKIMLVKGNSNVHFADKIVEIKSQALSFSNPKIPYKWEHLDNTRAGSFCIFNQHFFHQYGNLDQYSVFQPKGNPIFELTDEQVEKVEAIYKRMFDEINSEYIYKYDVLRNLVFELLHFAMKMEPTATIENQQLNASQRITTLFLEILERQFPIDDAHQRISLRTASDFANQLNVHVNHLNRAVKEIARKTTSQIIAERVLQESKVLLKHSNWTVSEIAYSLGFSEVTYFNNFFKKHLLLSPLKYRKL
- a CDS encoding alpha-glucosidase, yielding MKVVFSKLTTILLLCLVIVSVNQSAAQEKKGTTDRKWWKEAVVYQIYPRSFKDTDGDGVGDLKGIIQKLDYIKSLGVDVVWLNPIYGSPNADNGYDISDYQTIMKEFGTMEDFDALLKGMHERGLKLVMDLVVNHSSDEHKWFQESRKSRDNPYRDYYHWWPAEKGKPAFRPGAFEADGSGWRYDKQTDSYYLHYFSYKQPDLNWENPKLRQEIYSMMNWWFKKGIDGFRMDVIPFISKDTNFPVITQEELDKNYHGRWDVYMASGPHLHDYLQEMNREVLSKYDVMSLAEGAGMLTSTALNFVDEDRKELNMGYHFEGTNLGYIPGYFKKMSPNWSLVDFKKIYSDWDAVYNKKGWGTIYLGNHDQPRMTSRWGNDAPEFRAVSSKMLTTFLLSMKGTPYYYNGDEIGMVNAKFNKIEDYRDIETIAEYEKIKIAGGDLKQFIEDQKTGGARDNGRTPFQWNSSKNGGFSTTEPWLKVNDNHTAINAEAQEKDPNSVLNYFRKMTKLRKTNPVLIYGKYTLLDKENPNVYAYTRELEGKKVLVLLNFSSKNATAKTGINIKKSKVLINNYTKASKNGELRPYESVIYQL
- a CDS encoding glycoside hydrolase family 3 protein, whose product is MKKTVVLNALILMLGAQTYAQKKWVETPKGSYNLVQNNGGQTLGYSPKSGVKIIQVDGLAFKDLNKNGALDTYEDWRKPVAERAKDLAAKMTVEQIAGLMLYSRHQAVPASEAGMFAGTYNGKPFSQSGVKASDLSDQQIAFLTNDNLRHVLMTSVQSPVIAAEWNNNIQALVEGIGVGIPANNSSDPRNGANKDSEYNAGSGGSISQWPEELGLAATFDPTITEQFGSIAGKEYRALGIATALSPQIDLATEPRWNRFVGTFGEDPKLATDMARAYVDGFQTSPKAIDVYDGWGNLSVNAMVKHWPSGGPEEGGRDAHFAYGKFAVYPGNNFETHLKTFTEGAFKLNGKTKKASAVMPYYTISYNQDTKNGENVGNGFSKYIVTDLLRNKYGYDGVVCTDWLITANEGPTPDVFSGKSWGVEKLTVAERHYKVLMAGVDQFGGNNDINPVLEAYQMGVKEHGDIFMRKRFEQSAVRLLLNIFRVGLFENSYLDSAETKAIVGKPEFMKAGYEAQLKSVVLIKNQNKTLPIQKGKTVYIPKRVTPAGINFFGQPSPEKIEYPVNLELIKKHYTVTDDPNKADFAIVFIKSPISGGYSRADREAGGNGYVPISLQLKEYTAVDARAQSIAAGDPVVDPTITNRSYLNKTSKSNSYPDLNTILETKKAMNGKPVIVSVNISNPMVFGEFEKDVDAIVGEFGVQVEAMMDIISGKTEPSGLLPLQMPLNMSTVEKQMEDVPHDMIPYKDANGNVYDFGFGLNWKGVIKDARTEKYSVKKQ